A single Carassius auratus strain Wakin unplaced genomic scaffold, ASM336829v1 scaf_tig00214947, whole genome shotgun sequence DNA region contains:
- the LOC113093289 gene encoding mitogen-activated protein kinase 12-like — translation MSDLSRPGYYRQDVNKTIWEVPERYRDLKQVGTGAYGTVCYAFDRRTGAKVAIKKLHRPFQSDLFAKRAYRELRLLKHMKHDNVIGLLDVFTADLSLDRFHDFYLVMPFMGTDLGKLMKMERLSEDRVQYLVYQILRGLKYIHAAGIIHRDLKPGNLAINEECELKILDFGLARQADSEMTGYVVTRWYRAPEVILSWMHYTKTVDIWSVGCIMAEMLLGKPLFKGNDHLDQLMEIMKITGTPTKEFTAKLQSEDARRYIAKLPKLKKKDLRAMLPNVNPQAIHVLESMLLLDPENRITAAEGLALPFFSDFREPEEETEAPPYDHSLDEAEQSLEQWKKLTFTEILTFYPAPAVAESKETAL, via the exons ATGTCTGACCTATCAAGACCTGGGTATTATCGCCAGGACGTGAATAAAACCATTTGGGAGGTACCGGAGAGATACAGAGATCTGAAACAGGTGGGGACCGGGGCATATGGTACAGTATG CTATGCATTTGACCGGAGGACAGGGGCAAAAGTGGCCATCAAGAAACTCCATCGTCCCTTCCAATCTGACCTGTTTGCCAAAAGAGCTTATCGGGAGCTCCGGCTGCTCAAACACATGAAGCATGATAAT GTAATTGGGCTCCTGGATGTTTTCACTGCAGACCTTTCTCTAGACCGATTCCATGACTT TTACTTGGTCATGCCTTTCATGGGTACTGATCTAGGAAAGTTAATGAAAATGGAAAGACTATCAGAGGACAGGGTCCAGTATCTGGTCTACCAAATATTGAGAGGACTCAAA TATATCCATGCTGCTGGAATCATTCACAGG GATCTCAAACCAGGCAATCTGGCAATAAATGAGGAGTGTGAGCTTAAG ATCCTGGATTTTGGTCTAGCTCGGCAAGCAGACAGTGAAATGACGGGCTATGTTGTGACACGTTGGTACAGAGCACCTGAGGTCATTCTTAGCTGGATGCATTACACAAAGACCG TGGACATCTGGTCAGTCGGATGCATCATGGCAGAGATGCTGCTAGGGAAACCACTATTCAAAGGAAATGACC ACCTGGATCAGCTGATGGAGATCATGAAGATTACAGGGACGCCCACAAAAGAGTTCACAGCCAAACTCCAGTCTGAAGAT GCTAGAAGATACATAGCAAAGTTACCAAAACTTAAAAAGAAAGATCTCCGGGCAATGTTACCAAATGTTAACCCACAAG CGATTCATGTGTTAGAGAGCATGTTGCTCCTGGACCCTGAAAATAGAATAACAGCAGCAGAGGGACTGGCGCTTCCTTTCTTCTCCGATTTTCGTGAACCAGAGGAGGAGACCGAGGCCCCACCGTATGACCATTCACTGGATGAGGCTGAGCAGTCATTGGAGCAATGGAAAA AACTCACCTTCACTGAAATTCTGACCTTCTATCCGGCACCAGCGGTGGCAGAATCTAAAGAGACGGCTCTCTGA